The proteins below are encoded in one region of Oncorhynchus gorbuscha isolate QuinsamMale2020 ecotype Even-year linkage group LG01, OgorEven_v1.0, whole genome shotgun sequence:
- the LOC124002366 gene encoding UNC93-like protein MFSD11, producing the protein MSPEGKTLLNIVILGFGFMFVFTAFSTCGNIEQTVIKSFNSTGFSGSGYTSMSIIYGVFSASNLIAPSVVAVIGPQLSMFFSGLAYSGYIATFIQPFTWSFYTASVVVGIAAAILWTAQGNLLTINSTDVTIGRNYGIFWSLLQFSFLFGNMYIYFAWHGHVHILDKDRQTVFIALTVISLIGSFLFFLIQKPEPKSISSDESESLLQAESSESASVVVVPQGLGSQALDAFRKALQLSVTKEMLLLSIFIAYTGLELTFYSGVYGTCIGAMTQFGDNAKSLIGLSGIFIGIGEILGGGMFGMLNKCNRFGRSPVVLLGLITHFVAFYLIFLNIASGAPLAPAEGTNLQAFITPSVELALLCSFLLGLGDSCINTQLLSIVGYMFQEDSAPAFAVFYLVQSIMAALAFFYSNYLLLHWQLLIMVLVGFLGTLSFFIAEWMVVSRRCDTDNNSI; encoded by the coding sequence ATGAGTCCAGAAGGAAAGACACTGTTGAACATCGTAATCCTGGGCTTTGGATTTATGTTCGTGTTCACTGCTTTTTCAACATGTGGAAATATAGAGCAAACTGTGATCAAGAGTTTCAACAGCACTGGCTTCAGTGGGAGTGGATACACAAGCATGTCTATCATCTATGGAGTTTTCTCTGCATCCAACCTTATTGCTCCCTCGGTAGTGGCTGTTATAGGACCACAACTTTCCATGTTCTTTAGTGGACTAGCATACAGTGGATACATTGCCACGTTCATCCAACCCTTCACTTGGAGTTTTTACACAGCCTCTGTAGTTGTTGGAATAGCGGCTGCAATATTGTGGACTGCTCAGGGTAACCTACTCACCATCAACTCTACAGATGTCACCATTGGCAGGAACTATGGTATTTTCTGGTCCTTGCTACAGTTCAGCTTTTTATTTGGGAACATGTATATTTATTTTGCCTGGCATGGCCATGTTCACATATTAGACAAGGATCGCCAGACTGTATTTATCGCTCTCACGGTCATAAGCCTGATAGGCAGCTTCCTGTTCTTCCTGATCCAGAAGCCAGAGCCTAAGTCCATATCCTCTGACGAATCTGAGTCACTGCTGCAGGCTGAGTCCTCAGAAAGTGCCTCTGTTGTTGTAGTGCCTCAAGGTCTCGGTTCCCAGGCTCTGGATGCTTTCAGGAAGGCATTGCAGCTGTCTGTCACTAAAGAGATGCTGCTGTTAAGCATCTTCATAGCATACACAGGCCTGGAGCTGACCTTTTACAGTGGGGTATATGGGACGTGTATTGGGGCCATGACTCAATTTGGGGACAATGCCAAAAGTCTGATTGGACTCTCAGGCATTTTCATTGGCATTGGGGAGATCCTGGGAGGGGGCATGTTTGGGATGTTGAACAAGTGCAACCGGTTTGGGAGGAGCCCTGTGGTGCTGTTGGGGCTGATCACTCACTTTGTGGCCTTCTACTTGATCTTCCTGAACATCGCCAGTGGCGCCCCTCTGGCCCCAGCAGAGGGTACAAACCTGCAGGCCTTCATCACCCCCAGTGTTGAGTTGGCTCTGCTGTGCAGCTTCCTGCTTGGCCTTGGAGACAGCTGCATCAACACCCAGCTGTTGAGCATTGTGGGATACATGTTCCAGGAGGACAGCGCTCCCGCCTTCGCTGTCTTCTACCTTGTCCAGTCCATCATGGCAGCCCTGGCCTTCTTCTACAGTAACTACCTACTACTGCACTGGCAGCTGCTCATCATGGTGCTAGTGGGCTTCCTGGGCACACTATCCTTCTTCATAGCTGAGTGGATGGTGGTCTCCAGAAGATGTGATACTGACAACAATAGCATATGA